One window of Paenibacillus sp. JQZ6Y-1 genomic DNA carries:
- a CDS encoding copper amine oxidase N-terminal domain-containing protein, whose protein sequence is MKKKLGTALLATALTVSGVVHIPYAVAATPIKIVIDGVQLNTDQPSVMSGSRTMVPLRGVFEALNANVGWKQSTRTVTATKNGTTITLPLGSKTAVINGKNTSLDVPAKVIKGRTMVPLRFVSEALGNKVGWNKATQTVTITTGSSNTPTTPTTPTVDSAVMPVAYVNASVVGQQGNGSDLQVVFPASTSKTGLNQYRILVSKASDTSSFTLSRALAVPAGNYQAIPAGSSSNYTITLTPQSKDVNGDLIQKNVSYRVYVVAVGNTGYISAITTGQSLVNLGATVSASATPNNVKLSDVSDYNDGRDLSVSFGKASTETDVSSYRLFIVRTANASTFNTSQASAISSDNYTLVSKTGSDQTVRLKTASRDTSGKTIQQGVAYSAFVMAVNNAGDVLGLSAVSNSVTLGNTAPTVSISKVSDVSNLGDARDIQLSFDKIADESKISGYRVFVVRSKDSDNFDLATASGLVSSRYMDVSKDGSDHVLTLSSSLKDNNGDAITNNVTYRVFVMSRGTGSYSDALSAASSSITLSSNSKTVGTASSVTLTDVSDYGDGRDAQVTFNKASDENLVSQYRVMLVKASNSSNFTQAKAQNVSSSNYTSVTKNGSNRTVTLAAGARDTDGDTIKNGVAYRAYVLTVGSGDAADTYALSSSSSTITLAGSTAVSAVSGVTATGSSPSSAKDITVSFTPANDTGINEYRIIAVRTDQAGSFNLAAANNTSSANYTRVNKTAAKVTQALTDSTKDSNGNALVKNVSYRLYVLAVADGSTRTVNALSGASNDFTLTEKAVAAPTSVSADAINNGTAIRVSFSRPSDTTGINSYAIMLVPSANANSFSLADANRVTAPNYQTVTGSTYSEWSFSLSNTDYSGNALRQGVTYKAFVVSVANGSTATVNALSPASREVTMIQQ, encoded by the coding sequence GTGAAAAAGAAGCTAGGAACAGCATTACTTGCAACAGCATTAACCGTCAGCGGGGTTGTACATATCCCTTATGCGGTCGCGGCAACGCCTATCAAGATTGTGATTGATGGTGTACAGCTGAACACGGACCAACCTTCGGTCATGTCCGGCAGCCGTACGATGGTTCCACTGCGTGGCGTATTCGAAGCACTGAATGCCAATGTCGGCTGGAAGCAAAGCACCCGCACCGTAACCGCTACCAAAAATGGCACAACCATTACCTTGCCACTCGGCTCCAAAACAGCCGTCATCAATGGCAAAAATACCTCGCTCGACGTACCAGCAAAAGTGATCAAAGGTCGCACCATGGTTCCACTGCGCTTTGTCAGTGAAGCGCTTGGCAACAAAGTAGGCTGGAACAAAGCTACCCAGACCGTGACGATCACAACCGGCAGTAGCAATACACCGACTACACCGACCACGCCAACCGTTGACAGTGCTGTGATGCCTGTCGCTTATGTCAATGCGTCCGTTGTCGGTCAGCAAGGCAATGGCAGCGATCTGCAAGTCGTTTTCCCAGCTTCCACTAGCAAAACAGGTCTGAACCAATATCGCATTCTGGTGAGCAAAGCGTCGGATACCAGCTCCTTTACACTCAGCCGTGCGCTAGCAGTACCTGCCGGCAATTATCAAGCAATACCCGCAGGCAGTAGCAGTAACTATACGATTACTCTGACTCCACAGTCCAAGGATGTAAACGGCGATCTAATTCAGAAAAATGTCAGCTACCGCGTCTATGTCGTAGCTGTCGGCAATACCGGCTATATCAGTGCGATCACCACCGGTCAATCGCTCGTGAATCTGGGCGCTACCGTATCGGCATCGGCAACACCAAATAATGTCAAGCTGAGCGACGTGTCCGATTACAATGACGGCCGTGATCTGTCCGTATCCTTTGGCAAAGCATCGACGGAAACAGATGTTTCGTCTTATCGTCTGTTTATCGTGCGTACAGCGAATGCCAGCACATTCAATACGTCGCAGGCATCTGCCATCAGCAGCGATAACTACACGCTCGTTAGCAAAACTGGCTCCGATCAAACGGTACGTCTAAAAACAGCAAGTCGCGATACATCCGGCAAAACGATCCAGCAGGGTGTTGCATATTCTGCATTTGTCATGGCAGTGAATAACGCTGGCGATGTACTTGGTCTGTCGGCAGTATCTAACAGCGTCACACTCGGCAACACAGCACCAACGGTCAGCATCAGTAAAGTGTCGGATGTGAGCAATTTGGGCGATGCGCGCGATATTCAGCTATCGTTTGATAAAATTGCCGACGAATCCAAAATCAGCGGCTACCGTGTGTTCGTCGTTCGCAGCAAGGACTCTGACAACTTCGATCTGGCAACTGCATCCGGCCTAGTATCCAGTCGCTATATGGATGTATCCAAAGACGGCTCCGATCACGTACTGACTCTGTCATCCTCGCTCAAGGATAACAATGGAGACGCAATCACCAACAATGTCACTTATCGCGTATTCGTAATGAGCCGTGGTACAGGCTCCTACAGCGATGCCTTGTCTGCTGCTTCGTCCAGCATCACCCTGTCGTCCAACAGCAAAACAGTCGGCACCGCGAGCAGTGTTACGCTGACTGATGTGAGCGACTATGGCGATGGACGCGATGCTCAGGTTACGTTTAACAAAGCTAGCGATGAGAACTTGGTGAGTCAATATCGCGTAATGCTCGTCAAAGCAAGCAATTCCAGCAACTTCACCCAAGCCAAAGCCCAGAACGTATCTAGCTCCAACTATACGTCTGTAACGAAAAACGGCTCCAATCGCACTGTAACGCTCGCTGCTGGTGCGCGTGATACCGATGGAGACACTATCAAAAATGGTGTGGCATATCGCGCATATGTACTGACAGTGGGCAGTGGGGATGCGGCAGATACGTATGCGCTATCGTCCAGCTCCAGCACCATTACACTCGCAGGCAGTACAGCTGTATCCGCTGTAAGTGGCGTAACCGCCACTGGCAGCAGCCCAAGCAGTGCGAAGGATATTACAGTCAGCTTTACACCAGCGAACGATACTGGTATTAACGAATATCGGATCATCGCTGTGCGTACCGATCAGGCAGGCTCGTTCAATTTGGCAGCAGCCAACAATACGAGTTCCGCCAATTACACTCGCGTCAACAAAACCGCTGCCAAAGTTACACAGGCACTGACCGATAGCACGAAGGATTCCAACGGGAACGCTCTTGTGAAAAATGTTAGCTACCGCCTCTATGTTCTGGCTGTCGCGGACGGCTCGACCCGTACAGTGAATGCCTTGTCTGGCGCGTCGAATGACTTTACCCTGACGGAAAAAGCAGTGGCTGCACCGACCAGCGTATCTGCCGATGCTATCAATAACGGCACCGCGATTCGCGTAAGCTTCTCCCGTCCGTCAGATACAACTGGCATCAATTCGTATGCGATCATGCTCGTGCCTTCTGCGAATGCTAATAGCTTCTCGCTGGCAGACGCTAACCGCGTTACAGCGCCGAATTATCAGACGGTAACCGGCTCGACGTATAGCGAATGGTCGTTCTCGCTCAGCAATACCGACTATAGTGGCAATGCGCTGCGTCAAGGGG
- a CDS encoding CorA family divalent cation transporter, with amino-acid sequence MIIMEKPEVMQSGNGWTWYHLDDSQHLIEHEDFDERIQAWASESLLCRHNHISTISYVDGQNAMNGTLVARLKDGPGDGWIFHYYVDEGRLITVGNMEWLENKISGKAWEEYVLEQGEPIEGFIFVINSFIRALFARMDEIEQYLMKIEERMQGNNGSRLLKEIIDLRNQLTRWNLHTIALKEIEYAIEETFPNTHDNSNTCRIMRIYMNRIRMLQQNYEHEIDSLLKVDDNIGNYRSNMIMRTLTVFTVLLTPMTALGAIWGMNFKNMPELDWSWGYAGALGLITGTTLITYWWLKRTGLTDDILRIDLKQEQRDDDD; translated from the coding sequence ATGATCATTATGGAAAAGCCGGAAGTGATGCAATCCGGTAATGGATGGACATGGTACCATTTGGACGACAGTCAGCATTTGATCGAGCATGAGGACTTTGACGAACGGATTCAAGCTTGGGCTTCAGAAAGCCTGTTATGTCGGCATAATCATATATCCACCATCTCGTATGTAGATGGGCAAAATGCGATGAACGGGACGCTTGTTGCACGATTAAAGGATGGACCGGGAGACGGTTGGATTTTCCATTACTATGTAGATGAGGGGCGACTGATCACCGTAGGGAATATGGAATGGTTGGAAAATAAGATCAGCGGCAAAGCGTGGGAAGAATATGTATTGGAACAAGGCGAGCCGATCGAAGGCTTTATTTTTGTGATCAATTCCTTTATTCGTGCGCTGTTTGCACGTATGGATGAGATTGAGCAATATTTGATGAAAATTGAAGAGCGTATGCAGGGCAACAATGGTAGCCGACTGCTCAAGGAAATTATTGATCTGCGCAATCAATTGACGCGCTGGAATCTACATACGATTGCGCTGAAGGAAATCGAATATGCGATTGAGGAGACGTTTCCTAATACGCACGATAACTCCAACACCTGCCGTATTATGCGGATCTATATGAATCGGATTCGGATGCTTCAGCAAAATTATGAGCATGAGATTGATTCCCTGCTCAAAGTCGATGACAACATCGGTAATTATCGCTCCAATATGATCATGCGTACCTTGACCGTATTCACCGTGCTGCTCACCCCAATGACCGCACTTGGCGCGATCTGGGGGATGAATTTTAAAAACATGCCGGAGCTGGATTGGTCGTGGGGATATGCCGGAGCGCTTGGGCTGATTACGGGAACGACCCTGATCACCTATTGGTGGCTGAAACGAACTGGTCTGACGGACGATATTCTGCGTATTGATCTGAAGCAGGAGCAGCGGGATGACGACGATTAA